From Macadamia integrifolia cultivar HAES 741 unplaced genomic scaffold, SCU_Mint_v3 scaffold46, whole genome shotgun sequence, a single genomic window includes:
- the LOC122068802 gene encoding uncharacterized protein LOC122068802 isoform X1, which produces MGDHLVLYVDRLITPATLQSMQGTEVPGSSVEGSCTQTEVAPVSTSEDKRVLEHDVSDEEEPLIQTVECRICQEEDHIKNLETPCACSGSLKFAHRKCVQRWCNEKGDITCEICHQPYQPGYTAPPPPPQSEETAIDISGGWTISSSPLDLHDPRLLAMAAAERHFLEAEYDEYAATNASGAAFFRSAALILMALLLLRHALTITNANGDDDLSTFFSLFLLRAAGFLLPCYIMAWAISILQRRRQSQEAAALAATEVAFVLQSGQRRGLQFTIAPGPAVTPRQEPIQ; this is translated from the exons ATGGGTGATCACTTAGTTTTGTACGTTGACCGCCTTATAACACCTGCTACCTTGCAATCCATGCAAGGAACCGAGGTTCCGGGGTCATCTGTAGAAGGCTCTTGCACCCAGACTGAAGTTGCTCCCGTTTCTACCTCTGAAGATAAGAGAGTGTTGGAGCACGATGTTTCTGATGAGGAAGAGCCACTTATTCAGACAGTGGAATGCCGCATTTGCCAGGAGGAGGACCACATTAAGAATCTGGAGACCCCTTGCGCTTGTAGTGGCAGCTTGAAG TTTGCTCACAGGAAATGTGTTCAGCGTTGGTGCAATGAGAAAGGAGATATAACATGTGAGATCTGCCATCAG CCTTACCAACCTGGTTATACTGccccaccacctcctcctcagTCCGAAGAAACTGCAATTGATATCAG TGGAGGTTGGACAATCTCCAGTTCTCCTTTGGATTTGCATGATCCCCGTCTCTTAGCTATGGCAGCCGCAGAGCGCCACTTTCTAGAAGCTGAGTATGATGAATATGCTGCTACAAATGCCAGTGGAGCTGCATTTTTCCGTTCTGCTGCTCTAATT TTGATGGCTCTTCTGCTTTTGAGGCATGCACTGACTATCACCAATGCCAATGGGGATGACGATTTGTCCACTTTCTTTTCT CTCTTCTTGCTTCGGGCTGCTGGGTTTCTTTTGCCATGTTACATTATGGCCTGGGCCATCAGTATTTTGCAGCGTCGCCGGCAAAGCCAG GAAGCGGCAGCACTGGCAGCAACAGAAGTTGCATTTGTACTACAGTCGGGCCAGCGTAGAGGTCTGCAGTTCACTATTGCACCAGGTCCTGCTGTGACTCCCCGTCAAGAGCCAATCCAATGA
- the LOC122068802 gene encoding uncharacterized protein LOC122068802 isoform X2, whose product MGDHLVLYVDRLITPATLQSMQGTEVPGSSVEGSCTQTEVAPVSTSEDKRVLEHDVSDEEEPLIQTVECRICQEEDHIKNLETPCACSGSLKFAHRKCVQRWCNEKGDITCEICHQPYQPGYTAPPPPPQSEETAIDISSPLDLHDPRLLAMAAAERHFLEAEYDEYAATNASGAAFFRSAALILMALLLLRHALTITNANGDDDLSTFFSLFLLRAAGFLLPCYIMAWAISILQRRRQSQEAAALAATEVAFVLQSGQRRGLQFTIAPGPAVTPRQEPIQ is encoded by the exons ATGGGTGATCACTTAGTTTTGTACGTTGACCGCCTTATAACACCTGCTACCTTGCAATCCATGCAAGGAACCGAGGTTCCGGGGTCATCTGTAGAAGGCTCTTGCACCCAGACTGAAGTTGCTCCCGTTTCTACCTCTGAAGATAAGAGAGTGTTGGAGCACGATGTTTCTGATGAGGAAGAGCCACTTATTCAGACAGTGGAATGCCGCATTTGCCAGGAGGAGGACCACATTAAGAATCTGGAGACCCCTTGCGCTTGTAGTGGCAGCTTGAAG TTTGCTCACAGGAAATGTGTTCAGCGTTGGTGCAATGAGAAAGGAGATATAACATGTGAGATCTGCCATCAG CCTTACCAACCTGGTTATACTGccccaccacctcctcctcagTCCGAAGAAACTGCAATTGATATCAG TTCTCCTTTGGATTTGCATGATCCCCGTCTCTTAGCTATGGCAGCCGCAGAGCGCCACTTTCTAGAAGCTGAGTATGATGAATATGCTGCTACAAATGCCAGTGGAGCTGCATTTTTCCGTTCTGCTGCTCTAATT TTGATGGCTCTTCTGCTTTTGAGGCATGCACTGACTATCACCAATGCCAATGGGGATGACGATTTGTCCACTTTCTTTTCT CTCTTCTTGCTTCGGGCTGCTGGGTTTCTTTTGCCATGTTACATTATGGCCTGGGCCATCAGTATTTTGCAGCGTCGCCGGCAAAGCCAG GAAGCGGCAGCACTGGCAGCAACAGAAGTTGCATTTGTACTACAGTCGGGCCAGCGTAGAGGTCTGCAGTTCACTATTGCACCAGGTCCTGCTGTGACTCCCCGTCAAGAGCCAATCCAATGA
- the LOC122068841 gene encoding CLAVATA3/ESR (CLE)-related protein 45: MVFCAYRMLILILCIGFLVVQPGKVSGMASIDHVLRWEKQEQGPVQNSRVLKAVMEELNTKKNLAPAAPATPKFDSNRSSKRGVRRGSDPIHNRS, encoded by the coding sequence ATGGTTTTCTGTGCTTATAGGATGCTTATCCTCATTCTCTGTATTGGGTTCTTAGTTGTTCAACCTGGAAAGGTTTCTGGCATGGCAAGCATTGACCATGTCCTCAGATGGGAGAAACAAGAACAGGGGCCAGTGCAGAACTCGCGTGTTCTTAAGGCTGTCATGGAGGAGCTGAACACCAAGAAGAATTTGGCACCTGCAGCACCTGCAACTCCAAAATTTGATTCCAACAGGTCAAGCAAAAGAGGAGTTCGAAGAGGATCAGATCCCATCCACAACAGGAGTTAA
- the LOC122068831 gene encoding probable arabinosyltransferase ARAD1, with translation MPSPVFMSEKRMQPSRLLFCLITSSMFLLMLSFVFLFQSDSSSLIPESVFKLILLNNTSEFYSPSSDSEIDDKLPTSLPLLSPTISDKPRSGDLDNGCQGPNSNNETGDLVQGTNKVCDATQALLRVFMYDLPPEFHFGLLGWKGKVGQIWPDVSDPNRIPSYPGGLNLQHSIEYWLTLDLLSSNIPSVIRPCSAVRVVNSSQADIIFVPFFSSLSYNRNSKLHGREKASINRMLQDKLVQFLMSQDEWKRSGGKDHLIVAHHPNSMMAARRKLGSAILVLADFGRYPVEIANIDKDIIAPYKHVVRTIYGESVPFEKRPILVYFQGAIYRKDGGVIRQELYYLLKDEKDVHFTFGNVRSHGISKAGQGMASSRFCLNIAGDTPSSNRLFDAIASHCVPVIISDKIELPFEDVLDYAEFCIFVRASDAVKKGFLLNLLRGIKKDRWTTMWEKLKQVAHHFEYQYPSQPGDSVAMIWEAVSRKRASIRFRVNKNNRFSRSQLIRKHK, from the exons ATGCCTTCTCCAGTTTTCATGTCAGAAAAGAGAATGCAACCCTCAAGGCTCCTTTTCTGCCTAATAACCAGCTCCATGTTTCTTCTGATGCTTTCCTTTGTCTTTCTATTTCAATCTGATAGTAGTTCATTAATACCAGAATCAGTTTTCAAGCTAATCCTTCTTAATAACACGTCAGAGTTCTACAGCCCCAGTAGTGACAGTGAAATTGACGATAAACTTCCCACTTCCCTACCTTTGCTTTCTCCAACCATCAGTGACAAACCCAGGTCAGGAGACCTAGATAATGGTTGCCAAGGTCCCAACTCAAACAATGAAACAGGGGATTTAGTACAGGGGACTAACAAGGTTTGTGATGCAACTCAGGCCCTCCTTAGGGTATTTATGTATGACCTGCCTCCTGAATTTCACTTCGGGTTATTGGGTTGGAAAGGGAAAGTTGGCCAAATATGGCCTGATGTAAGTGATCCTAATCGCATCCCATCATACCCCGGTGGGTTGAATTTACAACACAGCATTGAGTATTGGCTCACACTAGATCTCCTCTCATCAAACATCCCCAGTGTAATCAGGCCCTGCAGTGCAGTTAGGGTGGTAAATTCAAGTCAGGCAGATATAATTTTTGTGCCGTTCTTCTCCTCTTTGAGCTACAATAGAAATTCCAAGCTACATGGAAGAGAGAAAGCTAGTATCAACAGGATGTTGCAGGATAAGTTGGTGCAGTTCTTGATGAGTCAAGATGAATGGAAGAGATCGGGTGGGAAGGATCATCTAATTGTGGCTCACCATCCAAACAGCATGATGGCTGCACGGAGGAAGCTGGGTTCTGCTATTCTTGTGCTTGCAGATTTTGGAAGATACCCAGTTGAGATTGCAAACATAGATAAGGACATTATTGCTCCTTACAAGCATGTGGTGAGGACCATTTATGGTGAATCAGTCCCATTCGAGAAACGACCAATTTTGGTGTATTTCCAAGGAGCAATTTATAGGAAAGAT GGTGGGGTCATTCGGCAAGAACTCTATTATCTTCtcaaagatgagaaggatgtgCACTTTACATTTGGTAATGTGCGTAGTCATGGGATTAGTAAAGCTGGCCAAGGGATGGCCTCATCTAGATTCTGTCTGAATATTGCTGGAGATACTCCCTCGTCGAACCGCCTCTTTGATGCTATTGCGAGCCACTGTGTACCTGTGATCATTAGCGATAAGATTGAACTCCCATTTGAGGATGTCTTGGACTATGCAGAATTCTGTATCTTTGTACGTGCATCCGATGCAGTAAAGAAGGGATTCCTGCTGAATCTACTCAGGGGGATTAAGAAAGACAGGTGGACAACAATGTGGGAAAAACTGAAGCAAGTTGCACACCATTTTGAGTATCAGTATCCATCCCAACCAGGTGATTCTGTGGCGATGATTTGGGAGGCTGTCTCGCGTAAGAGAGCTTCCATTCGATTTAGAGTTAACAAGAACAACAGGTTCAGCCGATCTCAGCTGATCAGGAAGCATAAATAG